In one Pseudomonas sp. Bout1 genomic region, the following are encoded:
- a CDS encoding c-type cytochrome: MGLLKLPLLALLLTALPAFAAEDTAALIHKGAYVARAGDCEACHRTAENGGAPLAGGYVIDSPMGKIISSNITPSKAYGIGDYTEQQLADALRKGINAKGQHLYPAMPYTSYQGMSDDDIHALYVYLQQGVKAVDQPVPETHLAFPFNIRQLMFGWNLVFLDSQGFVPKPGATEQTSRGQYLVDNLAHCGACHTPRNALMAEDNSQYLAGAKLGGWVAPNITSDKVSGLGDWSEDDLVNFMKNGHLADKAQAAGGMAEAVENSLRYLSDSDLHAMAAYLHSVPPIRDPGQTERVVRDVKPVDMSTLETGQGDQASLADATGLDGARLYNSACSSCHGRDGQGSADKFYPSLSLNTALNGNQANNLVMAIIAGIDRKGADGAVSMPALGGDLNDAQIAAIANYSLQTFGNPALSVSADDVTSLRRGGDAPLLITAMPYLLWGGGLVVLVLIIVLVLWRRHRKHLREVQAKRIALNRRFHSK; this comes from the coding sequence ATGGGATTGCTTAAACTTCCACTGCTCGCCTTGCTGCTCACCGCATTGCCGGCGTTTGCCGCTGAAGACACCGCTGCGCTGATTCACAAAGGTGCCTATGTGGCCCGTGCCGGTGACTGCGAAGCCTGTCACCGCACCGCCGAAAACGGTGGCGCGCCGCTGGCCGGTGGGTATGTGATCGACTCGCCCATGGGCAAGATCATCTCCAGCAACATCACCCCGTCCAAGGCCTATGGCATTGGCGACTATACCGAGCAGCAACTGGCGGACGCCTTGCGCAAAGGCATCAACGCCAAGGGCCAGCATCTGTACCCGGCGATGCCGTACACCTCGTACCAGGGCATGAGCGATGACGACATCCACGCCTTGTACGTGTACCTGCAACAGGGCGTCAAAGCCGTGGACCAGCCGGTGCCGGAAACGCACCTGGCGTTCCCGTTCAACATCCGCCAGCTGATGTTCGGCTGGAACCTGGTGTTCCTCGACAGCCAGGGTTTTGTGCCCAAGCCTGGCGCCACCGAACAGACCAGTCGCGGCCAGTACCTGGTGGACAACCTGGCCCACTGCGGCGCCTGCCACACCCCGCGTAACGCCTTGATGGCCGAGGACAACAGCCAGTACCTGGCCGGAGCCAAACTGGGCGGCTGGGTCGCGCCCAACATCACCTCTGACAAGGTCAGCGGCCTGGGAGACTGGAGCGAAGATGACCTAGTCAACTTCATGAAAAACGGTCACCTTGCCGACAAGGCCCAGGCGGCGGGCGGGATGGCTGAAGCGGTGGAAAACAGCTTGCGCTACCTCAGCGACAGCGACCTGCACGCCATGGCCGCCTACCTGCACAGCGTGCCGCCGATCCGCGATCCCGGGCAGACCGAGCGCGTAGTGCGCGACGTCAAACCGGTGGACATGAGCACCCTGGAAACCGGCCAGGGCGATCAAGCCTCATTGGCCGATGCCACCGGCCTGGATGGCGCACGCCTCTACAACTCGGCCTGCTCCAGCTGCCACGGCCGCGATGGCCAGGGCAGTGCAGACAAGTTCTACCCGTCCCTGAGCCTCAATACCGCGCTCAACGGCAACCAGGCCAACAACCTGGTGATGGCGATCATCGCGGGCATCGACCGCAAAGGTGCCGACGGCGCCGTGAGCATGCCGGCCCTGGGTGGCGACCTGAACGACGCGCAAATCGCCGCCATCGCCAACTACAGCCTGCAAACTTTCGGCAACCCGGCGTTGAGCGTCAGTGCCGACGACGTGACGAGCCTGCGTCGTGGTGGAGATGCGCCGTTGTTGATCACGGCCATGCCGTATCTGCTGTGGGGCGGTGGGTTGGTGGTGCTGGTGCTGATCATCGTGCTGGTGCTGTGGCGGCGTCACCGCAAACACCTGCGGGAAGTGCAGGCCAAACGGATCGCGTTGAACCGGCGTTTTCATTCCAAATAG
- a CDS encoding GMC family oxidoreductase, with amino-acid sequence MNQDFDADVIVVGSGALGSNAAFELAKHGKSVIILEAGEHIPRWKIVENFRNSSNKGNYNSPYPNEPWAHHSYDEQYIENTGSFEFRPGMLKLVGGTTWHWAAACWRYLPNDMKLKTLYGVGRDWPLEYSELEPYYVRAEIALGVCGSDTQDQSGQGGGAFPPRSSPYPMAPEGDTYLFQRLRERMAPAGYHFIHEPNGRATEPYDGRPACSGNNNCMPVCPIGAMYSGDVHARHAEQAGAKLITDATAYKLEKGADDKIVAIHYRSSTGADVRLTAKYFIVAAHGLETPKLLLISEVANSSDQVGRNLMDHTGQGLQFIADEPLWPGRGAVQQGGIFNRRDGEFRKERASVKHSISNNVPNIAVAKRLIAQGVYGKELDERIRHDAARWVDVSTVYETLPLQTNTVRPSRTRKDALGIPMLVVNYEVGDYVKAAKAGVTEDYAHFVQLMGGTVVEDDTGYQNRDHLMGTVIMGANPKDSVVNHECRTHDHANLFLATTGVIPASGTINPTLAGVALSIRMADIIAREV; translated from the coding sequence ATGAATCAGGATTTTGACGCCGATGTCATTGTGGTTGGCTCCGGCGCATTAGGCAGTAACGCAGCATTTGAATTGGCCAAACACGGCAAGTCGGTGATTATTCTGGAAGCGGGTGAACATATTCCCCGCTGGAAGATAGTCGAGAACTTCCGTAACTCGTCGAACAAGGGCAATTACAACTCACCGTACCCGAATGAGCCGTGGGCCCATCATTCTTATGATGAGCAATACATCGAGAACACCGGTTCTTTCGAGTTCCGTCCCGGCATGTTGAAGCTGGTGGGCGGCACGACCTGGCACTGGGCGGCGGCGTGCTGGCGTTACTTGCCCAACGACATGAAACTCAAGACCCTGTACGGCGTAGGTCGCGACTGGCCGCTGGAATACAGCGAGCTGGAACCCTATTACGTGCGCGCAGAAATTGCCTTGGGCGTATGCGGCAGTGACACCCAGGACCAGAGCGGGCAGGGTGGCGGCGCTTTCCCTCCGCGTTCCAGCCCGTATCCGATGGCGCCGGAGGGCGATACCTACTTGTTCCAGCGCCTGCGCGAACGCATGGCCCCGGCGGGTTATCACTTTATCCATGAGCCCAATGGCCGTGCCACCGAACCCTACGACGGGCGCCCGGCGTGCAGCGGCAACAACAACTGCATGCCGGTCTGCCCCATCGGCGCGATGTACAGCGGCGACGTGCACGCCCGTCACGCCGAACAGGCCGGCGCCAAGCTGATCACTGACGCCACGGCCTATAAACTGGAAAAAGGTGCGGACGACAAGATCGTCGCCATCCATTACCGCAGCTCCACCGGCGCCGATGTGCGGCTCACCGCCAAGTACTTCATCGTTGCCGCCCACGGCCTGGAAACCCCCAAGCTGCTGCTGATTTCCGAGGTCGCCAACTCCTCCGACCAGGTCGGCCGCAACCTGATGGACCACACCGGCCAAGGCCTGCAATTTATCGCCGACGAGCCGTTGTGGCCGGGGCGCGGGGCCGTGCAGCAGGGCGGGATCTTCAACCGCCGCGACGGCGAGTTCCGCAAGGAGCGCGCCTCGGTCAAACACTCGATCTCCAACAACGTGCCGAACATCGCCGTGGCCAAACGGCTGATCGCTCAGGGCGTGTACGGCAAGGAGCTGGACGAGCGCATCCGTCATGACGCGGCGCGTTGGGTCGATGTGTCCACCGTGTATGAAACCCTGCCATTGCAGACCAACACCGTGCGCCCGAGCCGCACCCGCAAGGACGCCCTGGGCATCCCGATGCTGGTGGTCAACTACGAGGTGGGCGACTACGTGAAGGCCGCCAAGGCCGGCGTCACCGAAGACTATGCGCACTTTGTGCAACTGATGGGCGGCACGGTGGTGGAAGACGACACCGGCTACCAGAACCGCGACCACCTGATGGGCACCGTGATCATGGGCGCCAACCCCAAGGACTCGGTGGTCAACCACGAGTGCCGCACCCACGATCACGCCAACCTGTTCCTCGCCACCACCGGGGTGATCCCGGCCTCCGGCACCATCAACCCGACCCTGGCCGGCGTAGCGCTGAGTATCCGTATGGCCGACATCATTGCGCGGGAGGTCTAG
- a CDS encoding sugar dehydrogenase complex small subunit produces MITRRKLLYSGAALTGAGLFAPLWAGSVLAQEVSSAATDDIESFRQLSLFLLERPSVDAALSLRILAQCTQNDPAFPEKMKALWGKVGQHHLRSVSQLSASPFYRDPVVKDTAQKIVSAWYLGYTGTPVSLRATDGTRLVTFTGALAYAPTADATVIPTYSRGKTNYWVNPPATLAND; encoded by the coding sequence GTGATAACCCGTAGAAAACTCCTTTATTCAGGCGCAGCCTTGACCGGCGCCGGCCTGTTTGCCCCGCTGTGGGCCGGATCTGTGCTGGCGCAGGAAGTCAGCAGCGCCGCCACGGATGACATCGAATCCTTCCGCCAATTGTCGCTGTTCCTCCTTGAGCGCCCGAGCGTGGATGCTGCCTTGTCCTTGCGCATCCTGGCCCAGTGCACGCAGAACGACCCTGCCTTCCCCGAGAAGATGAAAGCCTTGTGGGGCAAGGTCGGCCAGCATCACCTGCGCAGCGTCAGCCAGTTGTCCGCCAGCCCCTTCTACCGCGACCCGGTGGTGAAGGACACTGCGCAAAAAATCGTCTCCGCCTGGTACCTGGGCTACACCGGTACGCCAGTGTCCTTGCGCGCGACCGACGGCACGCGCCTGGTCACCTTCACCGGTGCCCTGGCCTATGCGCCGACGGCGGACGCCACGGTGATCCCGACGTACTCCCGGGGGAAAACCAATTACTGGGTCAATCCTCCGGCCACGCTGGCCAACGACTAA
- the glyA gene encoding serine hydroxymethyltransferase yields MTVNTQSFSHHAGLLQRGLADLRAEDAELAGLLDSEVTRQHQTLSLAASSCAVKPHILAASASALVNVTAEGTLGWRHHAGCENADRVEALAVRRARELFGAQYAGVQSHSASTANYQVLAALLEPGDTVLGMATDHGGHLSHGSPVAFTGANYKALRYGTTSKGLIDYEQVRTLALAHRPRVIICGATAYSHLIDFQRFRAIADEAGAILLADISTIAGLVATGRHPSPINAAHVTLLCTHRQLGGPRGGLILSGRDAETKVPGLKTTFSRLLDQAVFPRMQGAPAFNMIAAKAAALGYAMSAEFDAWMARIRTTADELASAFQACDYEVVGGRSENHSILVRLRGGISGSIAQAALERCGIIVDKHRAPGETRPSFVANGLCIGTGSLAQRHIDAGGCRQVVDLICRVLDAVTPLNEHKFTLAPDAQESLRLQAQTLCAKYPIADYLHN; encoded by the coding sequence ATGACAGTCAACACGCAATCATTTAGCCATCACGCCGGCCTGCTGCAACGAGGGCTGGCGGATCTACGGGCAGAAGACGCGGAGCTGGCGGGGCTGCTGGATTCGGAAGTCACGCGCCAGCACCAAACCCTGTCACTGGCTGCGTCGTCCTGTGCAGTGAAGCCGCATATCCTGGCGGCGTCCGCCTCGGCGCTGGTGAATGTGACGGCAGAGGGAACACTTGGCTGGCGTCATCACGCCGGGTGCGAGAATGCCGATCGGGTCGAAGCCCTGGCTGTGCGCCGGGCGCGTGAGCTGTTCGGTGCGCAATACGCCGGCGTGCAATCACACTCGGCGTCGACCGCCAATTACCAGGTGCTGGCGGCTTTGTTGGAGCCTGGAGACACCGTGCTCGGTATGGCCACAGACCACGGCGGGCACTTGAGCCATGGCAGCCCCGTGGCGTTCACTGGCGCGAACTACAAGGCGCTCAGGTATGGCACCACCTCCAAGGGCCTTATCGACTACGAACAGGTACGTACACTGGCGCTGGCGCATCGCCCGCGCGTGATCATCTGCGGTGCGACGGCGTACTCACACCTCATTGATTTCCAGCGGTTCCGCGCGATTGCCGACGAAGCCGGAGCGATCCTGCTGGCGGACATCTCGACCATCGCCGGCCTGGTTGCCACCGGGCGTCATCCGAGCCCGATCAACGCCGCCCACGTCACCCTACTGTGTACCCACAGGCAGCTCGGCGGCCCGCGTGGCGGCTTGATCCTTTCCGGGCGCGACGCCGAAACCAAAGTGCCCGGCCTCAAGACCACCTTCAGCCGGCTCCTCGATCAAGCGGTGTTCCCGCGGATGCAGGGCGCGCCAGCCTTCAACATGATCGCAGCAAAGGCCGCCGCGCTCGGCTACGCCATGTCGGCGGAATTCGACGCCTGGATGGCGCGGATCCGCACCACCGCCGATGAGCTGGCCAGCGCATTTCAGGCCTGCGACTACGAGGTGGTGGGCGGGCGCAGTGAGAACCACTCGATCCTGGTCCGTTTGCGTGGCGGCATCAGCGGCTCCATCGCCCAGGCGGCATTGGAGCGGTGCGGCATCATCGTGGACAAGCATCGCGCGCCGGGCGAGACGCGACCGTCGTTCGTCGCCAACGGGCTGTGTATTGGCACTGGCTCCCTGGCGCAACGCCACATCGATGCCGGCGGATGCCGCCAGGTCGTCGACCTGATTTGTCGGGTACTCGATGCCGTCACGCCACTCAACGAACACAAGTTCACTCTGGCTCCCGATGCACAGGAGTCCCTGCGTTTACAGGCCCAAACCTTGTGCGCGAAGTACCCCATTGCGGATTACCTGCACAACTGA
- a CDS encoding helix-turn-helix transcriptional regulator: protein MIHRKERTEYLKSNIKYLIKSRGETQLSLCTAAGLTRTTIYNILEGKVVNVQQSTIRKISDFFGVSYEEIETLDFEEKEIIDSSISPQGNMNPAAVPIIKESLVITSMDKRIGELATLYPLTYYFGTSYNLIGVLLEREIPGVNEPGDLLIVQKGSSSDDKEKLVYDRVTKKLFITDEACVSSDRICVVGDIIEERFNDHV, encoded by the coding sequence TTGATCCATAGAAAAGAACGCACCGAGTATTTGAAGAGCAACATCAAATACCTGATCAAAAGCCGCGGAGAGACGCAGCTGTCGTTGTGCACCGCGGCCGGCCTGACCCGGACCACGATCTACAACATCCTGGAAGGCAAGGTCGTCAACGTCCAGCAGTCCACCATCCGCAAGATCTCGGATTTCTTTGGCGTCTCTTATGAAGAAATCGAAACCCTCGATTTTGAAGAGAAAGAAATCATCGACAGCAGTATTTCCCCCCAGGGAAATATGAACCCCGCTGCCGTGCCCATCATCAAGGAAAGCCTGGTGATAACGAGCATGGACAAGCGCATTGGCGAACTGGCCACGCTGTACCCGCTGACCTACTACTTCGGCACATCCTACAACCTGATCGGTGTGTTGCTGGAGCGTGAAATTCCGGGGGTGAATGAGCCTGGCGACCTGCTGATCGTGCAGAAGGGCTCATCCAGCGACGATAAGGAAAAGCTGGTGTACGACCGCGTAACCAAAAAACTGTTTATCACGGATGAAGCCTGCGTGAGCTCGGATCGTATCTGTGTGGTGGGAGATATTATCGAGGAGCGTTTCAATGACCACGTATGA
- a CDS encoding queuosine precursor transporter — protein MTTYEGEAENSKYKLLGFENDKSLAVIMVIATGKIIRIKLSEVLNSEIMDNLNKMEVKNMYKKFYSQGGALTAYDLNDRNENSWMIYIILNLLLFTFYIFTSIAATKPIYLESLGIIVTPGTFLYPLTFLIVDLLNEQFGLRLARRAILFAFASNAMIIVLLYGSTFLPGLPGWKLDGPYNDVIIQVSSVLIASSVSFLVSENINSYLLCKIKELTNSRYLFLRIFLSTFFAVIIDSFLFCFIAFYGAMQTSDLLNMIYVQIAIKVCFAFFNILPAYGARSLFKRYITGDNQAQPQGN, from the coding sequence ATGACCACGTATGAAGGCGAAGCCGAGAACAGTAAATACAAACTGCTGGGCTTCGAGAATGACAAGAGCCTGGCGGTGATCATGGTCATCGCCACGGGCAAGATCATTCGGATAAAACTGAGCGAAGTGCTGAACAGCGAAATCATGGACAATTTAAATAAAATGGAAGTCAAGAACATGTACAAGAAGTTCTATTCACAGGGCGGCGCGCTGACTGCGTACGACCTCAATGACCGCAATGAGAATTCATGGATGATTTATATCATCCTGAACTTGCTGCTCTTTACGTTTTATATCTTTACCAGTATTGCCGCGACCAAACCCATTTACCTGGAGTCGCTGGGCATTATCGTCACGCCCGGGACCTTCCTTTACCCACTGACGTTTCTAATCGTGGACTTGCTCAACGAGCAGTTCGGCCTGCGCCTGGCGAGACGGGCCATCCTGTTTGCGTTTGCCAGCAACGCGATGATTATTGTCCTGCTCTACGGCTCGACCTTCCTCCCCGGGCTGCCAGGCTGGAAACTCGACGGGCCGTACAACGACGTGATCATCCAGGTGTCGTCGGTGTTGATCGCCTCCTCGGTTTCGTTCCTGGTGTCGGAGAACATAAACTCGTACCTGCTGTGCAAGATCAAGGAGCTGACCAATTCCAGGTACCTGTTCCTGCGGATTTTCCTGAGTACTTTTTTCGCGGTGATTATCGACAGTTTCCTGTTCTGCTTCATCGCGTTCTACGGCGCCATGCAGACCAGCGACCTGCTGAACATGATCTACGTGCAGATCGCGATCAAAGTCTGCTTTGCGTTCTTCAACATCCTGCCGGCCTATGGGGCCCGCTCGCTGTTCAAGCGCTACATCACGGGCGATAACCAGGCCCAGCCACAAGGTAACTGA
- the queC gene encoding 7-cyano-7-deazaguanine synthase QueC, with protein sequence MSKKAVIVFSGGQDSTTCLIQALALYDEVHCITFDYGQRHVAEVEVAQKLAKQLGATVHKVMDVSLLNELAISSLTRDNIPVPTVNSSGESLPSTFVPGRNILFLTLAAIYAYQVKAETVITGVCETDFSGYPDCRDEFVKALNKALQLGMEYDVRLETPLMWLNKAETWALADHHNQLDLIRNQTLTCYNGIIGTGCGNCDACNLRARGLNDYLENKAAVMQSLKSKLA encoded by the coding sequence ATGAGTAAAAAAGCCGTTATCGTATTCAGTGGTGGGCAGGACTCGACAACCTGCCTGATCCAGGCGCTGGCGCTGTATGACGAAGTGCATTGCATTACCTTTGATTATGGCCAGCGGCATGTGGCGGAAGTTGAAGTCGCACAGAAACTCGCCAAACAACTGGGTGCCACCGTTCACAAGGTAATGGACGTGTCGCTGTTGAACGAACTGGCCATCAGCAGCCTGACCCGTGACAACATTCCGGTGCCCACGGTGAACAGTTCAGGCGAAAGCCTGCCGAGCACCTTTGTGCCGGGCAGGAACATTCTGTTTTTGACCCTGGCAGCGATTTACGCCTACCAGGTGAAGGCAGAAACCGTGATTACCGGCGTGTGCGAAACCGACTTCTCCGGCTATCCCGATTGCCGGGATGAGTTCGTCAAGGCCCTGAACAAAGCGCTGCAACTGGGCATGGAATACGACGTGCGCCTGGAAACCCCGCTGATGTGGCTGAACAAGGCCGAGACCTGGGCCCTGGCCGACCATCACAACCAGCTGGACCTGATCCGCAACCAGACCCTGACCTGCTACAACGGCATTATCGGCACGGGCTGTGGTAACTGCGATGCGTGCAACCTTCGCGCGCGGGGCTTGAACGACTACCTGGAAAACAAGGCCGCCGTCATGCAGAGTTTGAAAAGCAAACTGGCATGA
- the cyoE gene encoding heme o synthase, which yields MSLKHFIQITKPGIIFGNVLSVAGGFFLASKGHVDLAIFLAAMIGTSLVVASGCVFNNCIDRDIDIKMERTKNRVLVQGLISLKLALIFATILGIAGVVLLYKVANPLAALFAVIGFVIYVGFYSLYLKRKSVHGTLVGSLSGAMPPVIGYVAVTNSFDMAALVLLVMFSLWQMPHSYAIAIFRFNDYLAASIPVLPVKRGIKVAKKHILLYILAFLVATLMLTFSGYAGMSYLAVAAAMGMYWLYMAWTGYKAVDDTVWARKLFVFSIFTITALSVMMSLDFQVPKELLLTYAH from the coding sequence ATGTCGCTTAAGCACTTTATCCAAATCACCAAACCGGGGATCATTTTCGGTAACGTGCTTTCTGTGGCAGGCGGTTTCTTCCTGGCCTCCAAGGGGCATGTCGATCTGGCCATTTTCCTGGCTGCGATGATCGGCACGTCCCTGGTGGTAGCTTCCGGTTGTGTATTCAACAACTGCATCGACCGCGATATCGACATCAAGATGGAGCGCACCAAGAATCGTGTGCTGGTCCAGGGCCTTATCTCCCTGAAACTGGCACTGATCTTCGCGACCATTCTGGGTATCGCAGGCGTGGTGTTGTTGTACAAGGTGGCCAACCCGCTGGCGGCGCTGTTTGCCGTGATCGGCTTTGTCATCTACGTCGGCTTCTACAGCCTGTACCTCAAGCGCAAGTCGGTTCACGGCACGCTGGTGGGCAGTCTGTCGGGGGCGATGCCGCCGGTGATTGGTTATGTGGCTGTGACCAATAGCTTCGACATGGCCGCGCTGGTGCTACTGGTGATGTTCAGCCTGTGGCAGATGCCGCACTCCTATGCCATCGCGATCTTCCGTTTCAACGACTACCTGGCTGCCTCGATTCCGGTTCTGCCGGTCAAGCGTGGCATCAAGGTCGCCAAGAAACACATCCTGCTCTACATCCTGGCCTTCCTCGTGGCGACCTTGATGTTGACCTTCAGTGGCTACGCCGGCATGAGCTACCTCGCCGTTGCCGCCGCCATGGGCATGTACTGGTTGTACATGGCCTGGACCGGCTACAAGGCGGTGGATGACACCGTCTGGGCACGCAAGCTGTTCGTCTTCTCGATCTTCACCATCACTGCTTTGAGCGTGATGATGTCCCTGGACTTCCAGGTGCCGAAAGAGTTGCTGCTGACGTACGCTCACTGA
- the cyoD gene encoding cytochrome o ubiquinol oxidase subunit IV, whose protein sequence is MANAHSHDSHDDSHGSVKSYAIGFILSVILTLIPFGLVMYPTLPKSITLMIVLAFAVIQVLVHLVYFLHLDRSKAQRDNVIAFVFAGLVILLLVGLSVWIMFSIHTFMMAK, encoded by the coding sequence ATGGCTAATGCACATTCCCATGACAGCCACGATGACAGCCACGGCAGCGTCAAGTCGTACGCCATCGGCTTCATCCTGTCGGTCATCCTGACGCTGATCCCGTTCGGCCTGGTGATGTACCCAACCTTGCCGAAGTCGATCACCTTGATGATCGTGCTGGCGTTCGCGGTGATTCAGGTTCTGGTTCACCTGGTGTACTTCCTGCACCTGGACCGTTCGAAGGCGCAGCGCGATAACGTGATTGCGTTCGTGTTTGCAGGCTTGGTAATCCTCCTGCTGGTTGGCCTGTCGGTATGGATCATGTTCAGCATCCATACGTTCATGATGGCGAAGTGA
- a CDS encoding cytochrome o ubiquinol oxidase subunit III, producing the protein MSNLVTNAGHAHVDDHGHDDHHHDSGPMTVFGFWLYLMTDCILFASIFAVYAVLVNNVAGGPSGHDIFELPYVLGETALLLFSSITYGFAMLAFYKGSKKGVLSWLALTFLFGLGFIGMEVNEFHLLISEGYGPHRSGFLSAFFTLVGTHGLHVSAGLIWMATMMYQVNKHGLTNTNKTRLSCLSLFWHFLDVVWICVFTVVYLMGTL; encoded by the coding sequence ATGTCGAACTTAGTGACCAATGCTGGACACGCCCATGTCGATGACCATGGGCACGATGACCATCACCACGACTCGGGGCCAATGACCGTCTTCGGTTTCTGGCTCTACCTGATGACCGACTGCATCTTGTTTGCGTCGATCTTCGCGGTGTACGCGGTACTGGTAAACAACGTAGCGGGTGGCCCATCGGGCCACGACATCTTCGAACTGCCTTACGTGCTCGGCGAAACCGCCTTGCTGTTGTTCAGCTCGATCACCTACGGCTTCGCCATGCTGGCCTTCTACAAGGGCAGCAAGAAAGGCGTCCTGAGCTGGTTGGCACTGACCTTCCTGTTCGGCCTGGGCTTCATCGGCATGGAGGTCAACGAGTTCCACCTGCTGATCTCCGAAGGTTACGGCCCGCACCGTAGCGGCTTCCTGTCGGCGTTCTTCACGCTGGTAGGCACCCACGGTCTGCACGTATCCGCCGGTCTGATCTGGATGGCGACCATGATGTATCAGGTCAACAAGCATGGCCTGACCAACACCAACAAGACTCGCCTGAGCTGCCTGAGCCTGTTCTGGCACTTCCTGGACGTGGTCTGGATCTGCGTCTTCACCGTTGTCTACCTGATGGGGACTCTGTAA